In one Mycobacteroides chelonae genomic region, the following are encoded:
- a CDS encoding VOC family protein: MACRISELVLDCRDPEALARFWCEVLDFVVLSREEDGSLEIGPREGFGGPQPTLFLSFSAEPRSGKSRLHIDVNPTDRDQDAELERLLKLGARPADIGQTGQEQWHVLADPEGNEFCLLKARLKEL; the protein is encoded by the coding sequence ATGGCCTGTCGTATCAGCGAGCTCGTGCTCGATTGTCGCGACCCGGAGGCGCTGGCACGGTTCTGGTGCGAGGTTCTGGACTTCGTCGTGCTGAGTCGTGAGGAAGACGGCTCGCTGGAGATCGGACCCCGCGAGGGGTTCGGCGGCCCGCAGCCGACGCTGTTCCTGAGTTTCAGTGCTGAGCCGCGCTCCGGGAAATCGCGGCTGCATATCGACGTCAACCCCACCGACCGCGATCAGGACGCCGAGCTCGAACGCCTCCTGAAGCTCGGCGCACGTCCGGCCGACATCGGTCAGACCGGCCAGGAGCAATGGCATGTCTTGGCCGACCCCGAAGGCAACGAGTTCTGCCTGCTCAAAGCTCGCCTCAAGGAGCTTTGA
- the purU gene encoding formyltetrahydrofolate deformylase, translating to MSPQGAHPTGSSDAFHSKDIGRLLLQCPDRIGVVAAVSAFLAEAGASIISLAQYSTEPQGGWFMQRTVFHRSGLSAAREDMEKRFASIAEEFDIQYRFSEAAKPKRVAIMVSRTDHCLLDLLWRNRRGELDMSIVMVISNHPDLADQVRSFGLPFVHIPATRENRAEAERKQLDLLQGNVDLVVLARYMQILSPEFLNEISCPLINIHHSFLPAFTGAMPYRRARERGVKMIGATAHYVTAELDEGPIIEQDVIRVDHTHTVEDLVRLGSDVERLVLSRAVAWHCEDRVMRHGNVTAIL from the coding sequence ATATCTCCCCAAGGGGCCCACCCCACGGGCTCGTCGGATGCCTTCCACTCCAAGGACATCGGCAGGCTGCTGCTGCAATGCCCCGACCGGATCGGCGTGGTCGCCGCCGTCAGCGCGTTCCTGGCCGAGGCCGGCGCGAGCATCATCTCGCTGGCGCAGTACTCGACGGAACCGCAGGGTGGCTGGTTCATGCAGCGCACCGTCTTTCACCGTTCCGGGCTCAGCGCCGCACGCGAAGACATGGAGAAGCGATTCGCTTCCATCGCTGAAGAATTCGACATCCAGTACCGATTCAGTGAGGCCGCCAAGCCCAAGAGAGTCGCGATCATGGTGTCGCGTACAGATCACTGCCTGCTGGACCTGTTGTGGCGCAACCGTCGCGGCGAACTCGACATGTCGATCGTGATGGTGATCTCCAACCACCCCGATCTTGCCGATCAGGTGCGCTCATTTGGGCTGCCCTTCGTGCATATCCCGGCAACTCGCGAGAACCGCGCCGAAGCCGAACGCAAGCAGCTGGACCTGCTGCAGGGAAACGTCGACCTGGTGGTCCTGGCTCGATACATGCAGATCCTGTCGCCGGAATTTCTCAACGAGATCAGTTGCCCGCTGATCAACATCCACCATTCATTTCTCCCCGCGTTCACCGGCGCCATGCCGTATCGCCGTGCGCGGGAACGCGGCGTGAAAATGATCGGCGCCACAGCGCATTACGTGACAGCGGAGCTGGACGAGGGGCCGATCATCGAGCAGGACGTGATCCGGGTCGACCACACGCACACCGTCGAAGACCTGGTGCGGCTCGGTTCCGATGTGGAACGCCTGGTGCTGTCGCGTGCGGTTGCCTGGCACTGCGAGGACCGGGTCATGCGACACGGCAACGTCACCGCGATCTTGTAA
- a CDS encoding (deoxy)nucleoside triphosphate pyrophosphohydrolase produces MAIVVAGAVIDGDKLLIAQRSKPAELAGQWELPGGKVAEGESEPQALARELREELGIEVEVDTRIGEDVVVGNLVLRAYLARLHDGGIPHPHEHLALRWVTADELDTVEWVAADAGWIPALRAALVGPRPV; encoded by the coding sequence ATGGCGATAGTGGTCGCGGGTGCGGTGATCGATGGCGACAAGCTGCTTATCGCGCAGCGGTCCAAACCTGCCGAGTTGGCCGGACAGTGGGAGCTTCCGGGCGGCAAGGTCGCCGAGGGCGAATCGGAGCCACAGGCACTTGCCCGGGAGCTACGCGAGGAACTCGGGATCGAGGTCGAGGTTGACACCCGCATCGGCGAGGACGTCGTCGTCGGGAATCTGGTGCTGCGTGCCTATCTCGCACGCTTGCACGACGGCGGCATCCCGCACCCGCATGAGCATCTGGCCCTGCGCTGGGTCACCGCCGACGAACTCGACACGGTGGAGTGGGTCGCCGCTGACGCGGGGTGGATCCCCGCGCTGCGGGCGGCGCTAGTGGGCCCGCGCCCGGTGTAG
- a CDS encoding alkyl/aryl-sulfatase: MEQTQPTSRIIEQNVAAAQELPFANTADQDDADRGFIAALEPGIVTDDSGKTVWDNDSYGFLRDSCPASVHPSLWRQCGLNIRQGLYLVTEGIYQVRGLDISNMTLVEGERGVIVIDPLVSAETAAAALALYRSHRGDRPVTGLIYTHSHADHFGGALGVVSAEDVEAGHCPVLAPAGFLEHAVAENVYAGTAMTRRAVYMYGAVLPRGPLGQVGSGLGQTNSIGTVTLIPPTLDITHTGQEETIDGVRMVFQLTPGTEAPAEMNFHFPQRRALCMAENATHTLHNLLTLRGALVRDPHVWARYITEAINLYARASDVVFASHHWPTWGTELLVEYLALQRDLYAYLHDQTLRQLNQGLVGSEIAESLQLPPALANAWHARGYYGSVSHNVKAIYQRYMGWFDGNPAHLWEHPPVANAQRHVEFMGGAEEVLRKARIAFEEGDYRWVAQVVNYVIFADPANEAAKALQASCFQQLGYGSENATWRNFYLMGAYELSHGNVGTPITVGSPSVVAALTVDQVFDALSLRINGPKAWDERFVSDWRFTDEDRVHRVELRNGVLVHYDRPADISEADVTFTLTRPILIKVLLDGTDPAQLVASGEITVDGDVTGFARLVAVLDQPDPNFAIVTP, from the coding sequence ATGGAGCAGACCCAGCCCACATCGCGCATCATCGAACAGAACGTGGCGGCGGCGCAGGAGCTTCCGTTCGCCAATACCGCGGACCAGGACGACGCCGACAGGGGATTCATCGCGGCCCTGGAACCGGGCATCGTCACCGATGATTCCGGAAAAACAGTGTGGGACAACGACTCCTACGGCTTCTTGCGTGACAGCTGCCCGGCATCGGTGCACCCGAGCCTGTGGCGGCAGTGCGGCCTGAACATCAGGCAGGGGCTGTACCTCGTCACTGAGGGCATCTACCAAGTACGCGGCCTGGATATCTCCAACATGACGCTCGTCGAGGGGGAGCGCGGGGTCATCGTGATCGACCCGCTGGTGTCCGCGGAAACCGCCGCTGCCGCATTGGCGCTCTACCGGAGTCATCGGGGCGATCGCCCGGTGACCGGGCTGATCTACACCCATTCCCACGCCGACCATTTCGGGGGCGCGCTGGGGGTGGTGAGCGCGGAGGATGTCGAGGCGGGTCACTGCCCAGTCCTGGCCCCGGCGGGATTCCTGGAACATGCGGTGGCCGAGAACGTGTATGCGGGAACCGCGATGACGCGCCGGGCTGTGTACATGTACGGTGCCGTGCTGCCGAGGGGGCCGCTGGGGCAGGTGGGCTCCGGCCTGGGCCAAACCAATTCCATCGGCACCGTCACGCTGATTCCGCCGACTCTCGACATCACCCATACCGGGCAGGAAGAGACCATAGACGGAGTGCGCATGGTCTTCCAGCTCACGCCGGGCACCGAGGCGCCCGCGGAGATGAATTTCCACTTCCCGCAGCGCCGCGCGCTCTGTATGGCCGAGAACGCCACGCACACCCTGCACAATCTGCTGACCCTGCGCGGCGCACTGGTCCGTGATCCGCACGTGTGGGCGCGCTACATCACCGAGGCCATCAACCTGTACGCGCGTGCTTCCGACGTGGTGTTCGCCTCGCACCATTGGCCCACCTGGGGGACCGAACTTCTGGTGGAATACCTTGCCCTGCAGCGAGATTTGTATGCCTACCTGCACGATCAGACGCTGCGCCAGCTCAACCAGGGGCTGGTGGGCTCCGAGATCGCCGAGTCGCTGCAGCTTCCCCCGGCCCTTGCCAACGCGTGGCATGCGCGCGGCTACTACGGGTCGGTCAGCCACAACGTCAAGGCGATCTACCAGCGCTACATGGGCTGGTTCGACGGCAATCCGGCGCACCTCTGGGAGCATCCACCGGTCGCGAACGCGCAGCGGCACGTCGAGTTCATGGGTGGCGCCGAGGAGGTGCTACGTAAGGCGCGCATCGCCTTTGAGGAGGGCGACTATCGATGGGTGGCCCAGGTGGTCAACTATGTGATCTTCGCCGATCCGGCCAACGAAGCGGCCAAGGCGTTGCAGGCCAGCTGTTTTCAGCAACTCGGTTACGGATCGGAGAACGCCACCTGGCGTAATTTCTACCTAATGGGCGCCTACGAACTGTCTCATGGCAACGTCGGGACTCCCATCACGGTCGGTTCGCCCTCGGTGGTGGCGGCGCTGACGGTGGATCAGGTCTTTGACGCGCTTTCGCTGCGCATCAACGGCCCGAAGGCCTGGGATGAACGCTTCGTCAGCGATTGGCGTTTCACCGACGAGGATCGCGTGCACCGCGTGGAGCTGCGCAACGGCGTGCTGGTGCACTATGACCGGCCCGCGGACATCAGTGAGGCCGACGTGACCTTCACTCTTACCCGGCCGATCCTCATCAAGGTTCTGCTGGATGGCACGGACCCGGCGCAGCTTGTCGCTTCGGGCGAGATCACCGTGGACGGCGACGTGACCGGATTCGCGCGGCTGGTCGCCGTGCTCGATCAGCCCGATCCCAACTTTGCGATCGTGACCCCCTGA
- a CDS encoding ABC transporter family substrate-binding protein, whose protein sequence is MLIESPRLRLCAVLGVVLLAGCSVSAPPAVQGSETTNSTTPPPPKKEQIVVGIDSIGAGFNPHLLSDQSPVNSAISSLVLPSAFRPVPDSTTTTGSRWELDPTLLVSAEETSQEPFTVTYTIRPEAQWTDNAPIGADDFSYLWQQMLVQPGTVDPAGYGNITDVQSRDGGKRVVVTFDHRYPAWRELFTDLLPAHIVKDIPGGFASGLIKSMPASGGRFRVDAIDPQRDEILLARNDRYWAKPAVPDEILFRRAGAPTVLADSIRNGDTQVAQVHGSAVTFAQLSNIPGVRTARIVAPRTLQLTLRAGQPTLTDAKVRRGLLGLLDVGLLAAVAAGNDNAVTLAAAQVRSPSDPGYKPTAPTALTRDAALALLKEAGYEAVEVPPAPGAPAGPPQITRDGEPLSLVIGAAANDPTSVAVANTAADQLRNAGVRASVLALDPPTLYGQAIPDGRVDAIVGWHQSGGDLATVLASRYGCPALQSSKLPETRTTTPPPPPASNTPAPPAREESVRAPSNLTGLCDEGLQASIDAALTGQADVGKVVDQAEPQLWKMATVLPIMQDTTIAAAGPSVQNVELTGAVPVGIVATAGEWKKTRP, encoded by the coding sequence ATGCTGATCGAGTCACCGCGCCTGCGACTGTGCGCAGTACTCGGTGTGGTGCTGCTCGCGGGGTGCTCCGTCAGCGCGCCACCGGCCGTGCAAGGCAGCGAAACCACCAATTCCACGACACCGCCGCCGCCCAAAAAAGAGCAGATCGTGGTGGGTATCGATTCGATCGGCGCCGGATTCAATCCGCACCTGCTGTCGGATCAGTCACCGGTGAACTCCGCGATCAGCTCGCTGGTGCTGCCCAGTGCCTTCCGCCCGGTGCCCGACTCGACGACCACCACCGGCTCACGCTGGGAGCTGGACCCGACGCTGCTGGTATCGGCCGAAGAGACCAGCCAAGAACCCTTCACGGTCACCTACACGATCCGTCCCGAGGCGCAGTGGACCGATAACGCGCCCATCGGTGCCGACGATTTCTCCTACCTGTGGCAACAGATGCTCGTTCAGCCCGGGACCGTCGACCCGGCGGGCTACGGAAACATCACCGACGTGCAGTCACGTGACGGCGGCAAGCGTGTGGTCGTCACCTTCGACCACAGATACCCGGCCTGGCGCGAGCTGTTCACCGATCTGCTGCCCGCGCACATCGTGAAGGACATTCCGGGCGGGTTCGCCTCCGGGCTGATCAAGTCGATGCCCGCGTCCGGGGGACGCTTCCGGGTCGACGCGATCGACCCCCAGCGTGACGAGATCCTGCTCGCCCGTAACGACCGGTACTGGGCCAAACCCGCGGTTCCCGACGAAATCCTGTTCCGGCGTGCAGGCGCGCCCACGGTGCTGGCCGACTCGATCCGTAACGGGGACACCCAGGTAGCCCAGGTGCACGGCAGTGCGGTGACCTTCGCTCAGCTGTCCAACATTCCCGGCGTGCGCACCGCGCGCATCGTCGCGCCGCGCACCTTGCAGCTGACCTTGCGCGCCGGACAGCCCACGCTCACCGATGCCAAGGTGCGCCGCGGGCTGCTCGGACTGCTGGATGTCGGGCTGCTGGCCGCGGTGGCCGCCGGCAACGACAACGCCGTCACCCTGGCGGCGGCACAGGTGCGTTCCCCCTCGGACCCCGGATACAAGCCCACCGCGCCCACTGCTCTCACCCGCGACGCGGCCCTGGCGTTACTCAAAGAGGCCGGATATGAAGCCGTCGAGGTACCGCCGGCACCCGGCGCCCCGGCAGGTCCGCCACAGATCACCCGGGACGGCGAGCCGCTGAGCCTGGTGATCGGTGCCGCTGCCAACGATCCGACGTCGGTCGCCGTCGCCAACACCGCCGCCGATCAACTGCGCAATGCCGGAGTGCGGGCCAGCGTCCTAGCCCTCGACCCGCCTACGCTGTACGGCCAGGCGATTCCGGACGGCCGCGTCGACGCCATCGTCGGCTGGCACCAGTCGGGCGGAGACCTCGCCACCGTGCTGGCCTCCCGCTACGGCTGCCCGGCACTGCAATCGAGCAAGCTGCCCGAGACCCGCACCACGACACCGCCCCCGCCACCGGCGAGCAATACGCCGGCGCCGCCTGCGCGGGAAGAATCCGTTCGCGCCCCGAGCAATCTCACCGGGTTGTGCGATGAGGGCCTGCAGGCCAGCATCGACGCCGCGCTCACCGGGCAGGCCGATGTGGGCAAGGTCGTCGATCAGGCCGAGCCGCAATTGTGGAAGATGGCAACGGTGTTGCCGATCATGCAGGACACCACCATCGCCGCGGCCGGGCCCAGTGTGCAGAACGTCGAGCTGACCGGTGCGGTTCCGGTGGGAATCGTGGCCACGGCAGGAGAGTGGAAGAAGACCCGCCCATGA
- the mshB gene encoding N-acetyl-1-D-myo-inositol-2-amino-2-deoxy-alpha-D-glucopyranoside deacetylase, protein MLVHAHPDDESLTTGGTIARYAAEGADVKVVTCTLGEEGEVIGDRWAQLAVDHADQLGGYRIAELSAALKHLGVEQPVFLGGAGHWRDSGMADTGPLHPRAFAGADVDDAVAELTRLIDEHRPHVVITYDPFGGYGHPDHIQAHTVTTAAVEQASWKVAKLYWTVIATSALSAGLAAMKQLPPGCEPAPVDVIPTYADEQISAAIDVSAYRDAKAAALRAHATQLTVSEDGTSLALSNLIALPLADIEHFVLVRGVAGVDTGWESDLFAGVEL, encoded by the coding sequence ATGCTCGTGCACGCGCACCCCGACGATGAATCCCTGACGACCGGCGGAACCATCGCGCGGTATGCCGCCGAAGGCGCCGACGTCAAGGTTGTCACCTGCACGCTCGGCGAGGAAGGCGAGGTGATCGGCGACCGCTGGGCACAGCTCGCCGTGGACCACGCCGATCAACTCGGCGGGTACCGCATCGCGGAATTGTCTGCCGCGCTGAAGCACCTCGGGGTCGAGCAACCTGTTTTTCTTGGCGGTGCCGGGCACTGGCGTGACTCCGGCATGGCCGACACCGGGCCACTGCATCCGCGGGCATTCGCCGGTGCCGATGTAGACGATGCCGTCGCGGAACTGACGCGATTGATCGACGAGCACCGCCCGCACGTCGTCATCACCTACGACCCCTTCGGGGGATATGGGCATCCCGACCACATCCAGGCGCACACGGTGACCACCGCTGCGGTCGAGCAGGCCTCCTGGAAGGTGGCCAAGCTGTACTGGACCGTCATCGCCACCAGTGCGCTGAGCGCGGGACTCGCCGCGATGAAGCAGCTGCCTCCGGGATGTGAGCCGGCCCCCGTCGACGTCATACCCACATATGCCGACGAGCAGATCAGCGCCGCCATCGACGTCTCGGCCTATCGCGACGCCAAGGCCGCCGCGCTGCGCGCGCATGCCACTCAGCTCACCGTCTCCGAGGACGGGACCTCGCTGGCGCTGTCGAACCTGATCGCGTTGCCGCTCGCGGACATCGAGCATTTTGTGCTGGTGCGTGGTGTGGCCGGTGTCGACACCGGATGGGAATCAGATCTGTTCGCCGGCGTGGAGTTGTAA
- a CDS encoding SDR family oxidoreductase, producing MPEHWTVLVTGASSGIGASAARIFVERGHRVFGTSRNPDTITDRIAGVQYLRLDQTDKASIAECVAQAGEVDILVNNAGESQIGALEDISIDDFEKLYTTNVFGPVALTKAVLPGMRERRRGAIVMVGSMAGTLHVPFRSTYSSAKSALHTVADCLRYEVAPFGITVSTVEPGVIATGIETRRNRIVAEGSAYREAFRTVDAAMAAREQHGMATDDLARLVVDVALNPNPKPLYAKGSNAPLIMAAQRLLPARLFLKFLARMHGLKVG from the coding sequence ATGCCTGAACATTGGACCGTCCTGGTCACCGGTGCTTCCAGCGGGATCGGCGCGAGCGCGGCCCGGATCTTCGTCGAGCGCGGGCACCGCGTCTTCGGTACCAGCCGTAATCCGGACACCATCACCGACCGCATCGCCGGGGTGCAGTATCTGCGGCTGGACCAAACCGACAAGGCCAGCATCGCCGAATGTGTCGCGCAGGCGGGCGAGGTGGACATCCTGGTCAACAACGCCGGAGAAAGTCAGATCGGCGCGCTGGAAGACATCTCCATCGATGACTTCGAGAAGCTGTATACCACCAATGTCTTTGGGCCCGTGGCGCTTACCAAAGCGGTGCTACCCGGGATGCGGGAACGGCGCCGCGGCGCCATCGTGATGGTGGGGTCGATGGCAGGCACCTTGCACGTGCCCTTTCGGTCGACCTACAGCTCGGCTAAATCGGCATTGCACACCGTGGCCGACTGCCTGCGGTACGAGGTCGCGCCGTTCGGGATAACGGTAAGCACCGTGGAACCCGGCGTCATCGCCACGGGGATCGAGACGCGGCGCAATCGCATCGTGGCCGAGGGATCCGCCTACCGCGAAGCATTCCGGACGGTCGACGCGGCCATGGCCGCGCGGGAACAGCACGGCATGGCCACCGATGACCTGGCCCGCCTGGTTGTGGACGTGGCGCTGAATCCGAACCCGAAGCCTTTGTACGCCAAGGGCAGTAACGCCCCGCTCATCATGGCCGCGCAACGGCTACTGCCCGCCCGGCTGTTCCTGAAGTTCTTGGCGCGCATGCACGGACTGAAGGTGGGGTAG
- the typA gene encoding translational GTPase TypA — protein sequence MTHSFRNVAIVAHVDHGKTTLVDAMLKQSGALTHRGDDAVERLMDSGDLEKEKGITILAKNTAVHRHHADGSMTVINVIDTPGHADFGGEVERGLSMVDGVLLLVDASEGPLPQTRFVLRKALSAHLPVILVVNKTDRPDARIAEVVEESHDLLLDVASDLDEEAQAAAEKALDLPTLYASGRAGIASTTEPPNGENPDGENLDPLFDVLLEHIPPPKGDPEAPLQALVTNLDASAFLGRLALIRIYNGRIRKGQQIAWMREVDGHPVITNAKITELLATEGVDRSPTEEAVAGDIVAVAGMSEIMIGDTLADPDHAHALPRITVDEPAISVTIGTNSSPLAGKVSGHKLTARMVKSRLDSELVGNVSIKVVDIGRPDAWEVQGRGELALAILVEQMRREGFELTVGKPQVVTRQIDGKLHEPFEAMTIDCPEEFVGAITQLMAARKGRMEEMANHAAGWVRMDFIVPSRGLIGFRTDFLTLTRGTGIANAVFEGYRPWAGEIRARHTGSLVSDRTGSITPFAMIQLADRGQFFVEPGEDTYEGQVVGINPRAEDLDVNVTREKKLTNMRSSTADVMETLARPIELDLEQAMEFCAADECVEVTPEIVRVRKVDLDANTRARNRSRAKAAANNS from the coding sequence GTGACCCACAGTTTCCGGAACGTAGCCATTGTTGCGCACGTCGACCACGGCAAGACAACCCTGGTCGACGCGATGCTCAAACAATCGGGTGCGCTCACGCACCGAGGTGATGACGCCGTCGAGCGCCTGATGGACTCCGGTGATCTGGAGAAGGAAAAGGGCATCACCATCCTGGCCAAGAACACCGCGGTGCACCGGCACCATGCGGATGGCTCCATGACGGTCATCAACGTCATCGACACCCCCGGCCACGCCGACTTCGGCGGCGAGGTGGAGCGCGGCCTGTCGATGGTCGACGGAGTGCTGCTGCTGGTGGACGCCTCCGAGGGGCCCCTCCCGCAGACCCGGTTCGTGCTGCGCAAGGCGCTTTCCGCGCACCTGCCGGTGATCCTCGTCGTCAACAAGACCGACCGACCCGATGCGCGCATCGCCGAGGTGGTCGAGGAGAGCCACGACCTGCTGCTCGATGTGGCCTCTGACCTCGATGAGGAAGCACAGGCGGCCGCGGAGAAGGCGCTCGATCTGCCCACGCTGTACGCATCGGGCCGCGCCGGCATCGCCAGCACCACCGAGCCCCCGAACGGGGAGAACCCGGACGGCGAGAACCTCGACCCGCTCTTCGACGTCCTGCTCGAGCACATCCCGCCGCCCAAGGGTGACCCCGAGGCGCCGCTGCAGGCCCTCGTCACCAACCTGGATGCTTCGGCGTTCCTGGGTCGGCTCGCGCTGATCCGCATTTACAACGGACGGATCCGCAAGGGTCAGCAGATCGCCTGGATGCGCGAAGTAGATGGCCACCCCGTCATCACCAACGCGAAGATCACCGAGCTGCTCGCCACCGAGGGTGTCGACCGCAGCCCCACCGAAGAGGCGGTCGCCGGTGACATCGTCGCCGTTGCGGGTATGTCGGAGATCATGATCGGCGACACGCTCGCCGACCCCGATCACGCGCACGCGCTGCCGCGCATCACCGTCGATGAGCCCGCCATCTCGGTGACCATCGGCACCAACAGCTCACCGCTGGCCGGCAAGGTGTCGGGGCACAAGCTGACCGCACGCATGGTCAAGTCGCGGCTGGACTCGGAGCTCGTCGGCAACGTGTCCATCAAGGTCGTCGACATCGGCCGTCCAGACGCCTGGGAGGTGCAGGGCCGTGGAGAGCTGGCGCTGGCCATCCTCGTCGAACAGATGCGCCGTGAGGGCTTCGAACTGACCGTTGGCAAGCCTCAGGTGGTCACCCGGCAGATCGACGGCAAGCTGCACGAGCCGTTTGAGGCCATGACCATCGACTGTCCCGAGGAATTCGTGGGTGCCATCACTCAGCTGATGGCCGCCCGCAAGGGCCGCATGGAAGAGATGGCCAACCATGCCGCGGGATGGGTCCGCATGGACTTCATCGTGCCGTCGCGTGGCCTCATCGGATTCCGCACCGACTTCCTGACGCTGACCCGCGGCACCGGCATCGCGAACGCCGTCTTCGAGGGTTACCGCCCGTGGGCGGGCGAGATCCGCGCGCGGCACACCGGATCGCTCGTGTCCGACCGGACCGGCAGCATCACCCCATTCGCGATGATCCAGCTCGCCGACCGCGGGCAGTTCTTCGTGGAGCCCGGTGAAGACACCTACGAGGGCCAGGTCGTCGGGATCAACCCGCGTGCCGAGGATCTTGACGTCAACGTCACCCGCGAGAAGAAGCTGACGAACATGCGCTCGTCGACCGCCGATGTCATGGAGACCCTGGCACGGCCCATCGAGCTCGACCTCGAGCAGGCCATGGAGTTCTGCGCGGCCGACGAATGTGTCGAGGTGACCCCGGAAATCGTGCGCGTGCGCAAGGTTGACCTGGATGCCAACACCCGGGCGCGCAATCGCTCACGCGCGAAGGCAGCCGCCAACAACAGCTAG
- a CDS encoding nitroreductase family deazaflavin-dependent oxidoreductase, translating into MHGVVDFNSIKRLVVHNAQRYLVNPVGRKLPVVMLETTGRKSGQPRHTAIGGRLVGDQFWLVSEHGDHSDYVRNIKANPAVRLRIRDQWRTGTAHLLPEDDARARLQQLPTANSAVVRAVGTELLTVRVDLD; encoded by the coding sequence CTGCATGGCGTTGTTGATTTCAACTCCATCAAGCGCCTCGTGGTTCACAACGCACAGCGGTATCTCGTCAACCCGGTGGGACGAAAACTGCCGGTCGTGATGCTGGAAACCACAGGCCGCAAATCCGGACAGCCGCGGCACACCGCGATCGGCGGGCGCCTCGTCGGTGACCAATTCTGGTTGGTCTCCGAACATGGCGATCACTCCGACTATGTGCGCAACATCAAGGCCAACCCGGCGGTGCGGCTGCGAATCCGCGACCAATGGCGCACCGGCACCGCGCACCTGCTTCCCGAGGATGACGCCCGCGCGCGGCTGCAGCAGCTGCCGACGGCCAATAGTGCGGTGGTCCGTGCCGTGGGCACCGAACTTTTGACCGTCCGGGTCGACCTCGACTGA
- a CDS encoding O-methyltransferase: MSLTRTLKQKLPFLRYSFLRAVFGGLNVMRTGQMGDGREEATAEHVIATAPAGDVDAAINAIDNFAYDQSILMNVGDEKGQLLDAAVKRANPKIALELGAYCGYSGLRIARAAPGAKFFSIEKSGANASVARRVWAHAGLADRTTCLTGTADDGTTLDTLTKDYGFTEGCLDFVFIDHWKDVYLDDLQRLMERGWLHPGTIVVADNVGFPGSPKYRAYMKEQQGKRWQTIEHETHVEYQTLVKDLVLESEYLG; the protein is encoded by the coding sequence GTGAGTCTTACGAGAACGCTCAAGCAGAAACTTCCGTTTCTGCGGTATTCGTTTCTGCGTGCGGTGTTCGGCGGGCTGAACGTCATGCGCACTGGTCAGATGGGCGATGGCCGTGAAGAGGCCACCGCCGAGCACGTCATCGCCACCGCCCCGGCCGGGGATGTCGACGCCGCGATCAACGCCATCGACAACTTCGCGTATGACCAATCGATTCTGATGAATGTCGGCGACGAGAAGGGGCAGCTGCTCGACGCGGCCGTCAAACGCGCCAACCCCAAGATCGCCCTCGAACTGGGCGCGTACTGCGGCTACAGCGGGCTACGGATCGCGCGTGCGGCTCCCGGCGCCAAGTTCTTCTCCATCGAGAAGTCGGGGGCCAACGCCTCGGTGGCCCGCCGGGTCTGGGCCCACGCCGGGCTGGCCGACCGCACCACCTGCCTCACCGGCACAGCCGACGACGGCACCACCCTGGACACACTGACCAAGGACTACGGATTCACCGAGGGATGCCTGGACTTCGTGTTCATCGACCACTGGAAGGACGTCTACCTCGACGACCTGCAGCGGCTGATGGAACGGGGCTGGCTGCATCCGGGCACGATCGTGGTGGCCGACAACGTCGGCTTCCCCGGCTCCCCCAAGTACCGCGCGTACATGAAGGAACAGCAGGGAAAGCGCTGGCAGACCATCGAGCACGAGACCCATGTCGAGTACCAGACATTGGTGAAGGACCTGGTCCTCGAGTCTGAGTACTTGGGCTAG
- a CDS encoding 4a-hydroxytetrahydrobiopterin dehydratase: MALLTDDQINAALAELPGWTREGDSLRRTVKFDAFLDGIDAVRRIAEHAEAADHHPDIDIRWRTVTFVLSTHSEGGITDKDLALAETIDTQTDR, from the coding sequence ATGGCCCTGCTCACCGATGACCAGATCAACGCAGCGCTCGCCGAGCTTCCCGGGTGGACCCGCGAGGGCGACTCCCTGCGCCGCACGGTCAAGTTCGACGCCTTTCTCGACGGAATCGACGCGGTACGCCGCATCGCCGAGCACGCGGAAGCCGCCGATCATCACCCCGATATCGATATCCGATGGCGCACCGTGACATTCGTGCTGTCCACGCATTCCGAAGGTGGCATCACCGACAAGGATCTGGCACTGGCCGAAACCATCGACACGCAGACCGACCGCTAG